The DNA window TATCCGCATGACGACAGTGAGGGCACCCTGGCCGCAGATCTTGCGGAGCAGGAACACGCCAGCGTCTCGGATCGGGCGTCTTGGGACCCTCGGAGACGGCCAATGCCGCCGATGATTCGGGCTACTGCCGTGATCCCGATAGCCCATCTACCCGATCGATGAACACCGCACCCTTCCTGCCCACTTGCGCCTGGTGGTCCCGTCTCGGGCTGTCGGGCCCACACCGGTCGGTATCAACACCCCTGCGATCGGTGTGACGTCGCGCCTGCAGACCCTCGGGCAGAACCCCGACGGGTCGCTGCAGGTACCCGCCCCCGGCAGCCCCCGCGGCGACGAGGCCGGCTGGTACCGGTACTCACCCACGCCCGGCTCGCTCGGCCCGGCGGTCATCGTCGGGCATCTCGACTCCGCGAGCGGGCCGTCGGTCGTTTCCGACTCGGCGTGCTACCCCCCACGACGCGGTGCTGGTCACCCGCGCGGACGACTCGGTGGCCGTTGTCACCGTCGAACAGGTCCGCCGCTACCCCAAATCGAGCGTCCCGACGCAGCTCGTCTACGGCAACACCCATCATGCGCGCTGCGGCTGATCACCTGCGGCGGACCGATATCCGGCCACTACCGCCACAACATCGTCGTCCTCGCGTCCTTGGTCCGGGCGAAGGGCTAGCGGCAAACCACCGGCCGCGTCCCTCGGGAGAGGACGAGCCAGGCGAGGACGGCGCCCAGCAGCCGGTGGAAGGGTGTCACCCCACCCAGCACCGCGTCCCCCGCCCACACCGTGAGCGCTACGGAAGCGACGACGGTGGGGGCGAGTCGCGCCTGGCCGGACGGTGCACCAGCCAGCGCATTGCCGACGCGAGGCGCCACATCACGACCGTCCCGGCGGGTGGCCGGGTCAGGTGATTCCGGACGGTCCGCCGGTCGCGGACCGTCCTGGCTGGGAAACCGGCGCGCATCTCCACCGATGCCTCCAACTCCCTGCCCAGGGGCAGATAGCGTCGGGAGATGGTCCCCAAACCTGGACGGCTCGCCGCACGGGTGCGGTCGACGCTGCACCCGGAGGGTTTCCACGGCAGCGCCGAGCGCAGCGGCTTCTTCGAGGGCTGGTACGTCAAGCTGGTCAGTGCCGACCAACGCCACCGCTGGGCGGTCATCCCGGGCGTGTTTCTAGGGTTGGACGGGGGCGACGAGGCGTTCGTCCAGGTGCTCGACGGCGCGAGCGGACAATCCTGGTACCAGCGGTACGACCGCTCGGAGTTCCGCGCCCGCGACGACTCGTTCGACGTGACGGTGGGACCGAACCGGTTCACCGCCCAGGGCCTGATCCTCGACGTCCCGGACGCCGGCCTGCGAGGACAGGTGCGGTTCACCGACCCGATGGACTCGTGGCCGGTGCGCCTGTGGGCGCCGGGGGTCATGGGCTGGTACGCCTGGATGCCCTTCCTGGAGTGCTACCACGGCGTCATCTCTTTCAACCACGGCCTGGCCGGCACCCTGGAGCGAGACAGCGAGCCGGTCCCATTCGACGGCGGCCGCGGTTACCTGGAGAAGGACTGGGGCCGCGCTTTCCCGGCGGCGTACGTGTGGATGCAGACGAACCACTTCGCGCAGCCGGGGACCTGCCTCACCGCCTCGGTCGCACTGATTCCTTGGCTGCGCGGGGAGTTCCGCGGCTTCATCGTCGGGGTGCGCCATGAGGGCGAGCTGCACCAGTTCGCGACCCATACCGGTGCCCGGACGACCTGGCTGGACATCGACGACGACCACGTTGGATGGAGCCTGCGGTCCCGGCGAGGCGCCACGCTCGACCTGGTTGCCGAGCGTACGAGGGGGGGCCTGTTGCACGCACCGGTGCGCACGCAGATGCACCGCCGGGTGGAGGAGACGCTCGATGCCCGAGTAGCGGTGCGCCTCGCCGACCCGACCGGGCGGGTGCTTCTCGAGGACACCGGCTACTGCGCCGGCCTGGAGGTGCACGGCGACCTTGACCGGCTGCTCGCCACGCGGTAGCCGACGGGCCGTCCACGCCCTTGCCGAGTTGGACAGCCAGGTCGCGGGCGTCCCCGCAGTCACCTCACCATGGCGTCATTCATCACCCGCGCCCCGCCGCGCAGCCGATGACGGTGGTGGTGGCCGTGCTCGGCTCGCCCAGCCTGAGCCGGGCACGGCCACGCTCGGTGTACCGAGCCGACCCGATCTTGTGTCGGGTTCGTCGGCGCGGGATGCGGGGGCTGGAGGCCGATGGCCTCGGGCAAGGCCGAGATGCCTGGGTGAGAGTCGGAGGTGCTGAACGAGGAAGGGTGGTGCGCCAGATGGGTGCGAAGTCTGATCAGGTGAAGGGCCACGCCAAGGAGGCCGCTGGAATCCTCGCGGGCGACAAGGACCTCGAATCCGAGGGCAAGACCGATCGTCGCGCTGGTGAGGCCGAAGAGAAGATCGCCGACGCGCAGGACAAGGTCGAACAGGCGATCGACACGACCAAGAACAAGGTCGAAGAGACAGTCGAGAAGGCCAAGGACGCGCTGCATCGGAAGTAGGTCCTCCCTGGCAGGCCGGGCTGCCGAGGCTTGATGGTGCGAAGGCGGCGACTTGGTGGTGCCTGACCCGCGCGCTGCGGTCGGTGACTCCCGCGTGAGGGATCGTGGGTCACTGCGCAGGCCGGACCGACGTGCCGGACGGTGGGACTGGTCACGGGGTCCGGCCGCCTGGCGACAATCACGAACCCGCGGCCAGCGGGGCGGAAGCCTCGGCCGCGATCGCATTCGGTGCGCGGTCGAGTCCCTGATCCCCGGCGGCGACGGGTGTTTGCCTGGTGGTTACAGGGCTGTGGGGTCGTCATGCTCGTCCTGCTTGGGTTGATCGTCTTGTTGGTCGCGGTGATCGTTGGTGCCGCTGGCGTGCTCGGTAACACGGGTAGCGAGCATGCGCTGACCGACGGATTCGCAGTGTTCGGCTACCACGTGACGGACTCGACCGGCACGCTGTTCCTCTACGGCATCGTGGTCGGGGCGCTCGCAGTGCTCGGGCTGGGCCTGCTGCTGGCCGGTGCGCGCCGCACCTCCCGCCGGGGCCGCGCGGCGCGCAGCGAGCTCAAACAGTCACGCCGCGAAACCGCTGCGGTCAGCCGGGATCGCGACGACCTCATCGCTCAGCGCGAGACCGCTCGCGCAGACTTTGGCAGCCGACGTGCAGCGGACCGGTGCGCCCAACGGCGACTGTCAACTCAACCCCGATGAAGAGTCGCCTCATACTCAGGCACCGCCCCCGACGTCATAGACATCCACGCGAACGCATCTGCGGTCCGCTCGGACGCTGGCGGGGCCGGCAACAACCGTCGTCCCGCACGGCCGCGCGGGCCCTTCTGAACCGACAATCGCGCTGGCGGTCCCGGTGAACTGGGTGGGTGCTGAAGCGGTCTGCAGCCTCTGCTTGCGATGCGGCGACCCTGAGGGCGATAGGTTGGCCCTTGATGAGGAGTAGCTGATCGCGATGCGCGCGGGGGCCACGGCCGGTGCCGTCGGCGAGACGGCGGCTACGACGGCTGCCGAAGTCACGACCGGCGCGGGGGCCGCATACGCCCTGGTGGTGGTGGCGAACCGGCTTCCCGTCGACCTGGTCGACTCAGCGGATGGCTCGATGCAGTGGCGCACCAGTCCGGGTGGGTTGGTCAGCGCGCTGAAACCGGTCATGCAGCGCTTCGACGGCGCGTGGGTGGGGTGGTCCGGGTCAGCGGGCGAGGCGCCGGCACCGTTCGACGCCGAGGAAATGCACTTGGTCGGGGTGCCTTTGTCCGGGGAGGATGTCAAGGAGTTCTACGAGGGTTTCAGCAACACCACCTTGTGGCCGCTGTACCACGATGTGATCGCCCCGCCGCAGTTCCACCGTCCGTGGTGGAACGCGTACCTGCGTGTCAACGAACGCTTCGCTGCCGCCGCAGCTGCCCGGGCCAGGCCCGGTGGCACGGTGTGGGTGCATGACTACCAGCTCCAGCTGGTGCCGGGGATGCTGCGGTTGGCACGACCGGATCTGCGGATCGGCTTCTTCAACCACATTCCGTTCCCCGGCTATGAGCTTTTCGCGCAGCTGCCGTGGCGCCGGCAGGTGGTGGAGGGGCTGCTCGGCGCGGACCTGGTCGGCTTCCAGCGCCGAGCCGACGCCACCAACTTCCTGCGTGCCTGCCGCCGATCCGCCGGCCTGCAGACCCGGGGCTCGACGGTGTGGCTGACCGAGTCACCGGGTGGCCTCGGCCGCGACCAGGACCCCGCTGTAGACCGGCGGGCCGGCGGGGCTGTCCCCGAGGGGCGGGCGGTGCGGGTGGCCGCGTTCCCCATCTCGATCGACTACCACGGGTTCGGGGAGCTGGCCCGCCGCCCGGACGTCCAAGCGCGCGCCCAGTCCATCCGCGCCGAGCTGGGCGATCCCGACACGGTACTGCTCGGGGTGGACCGGCTGGACTACACCAAGGGCATCCCGAACCGGCTCTCCGCCTACGAGGAGCTCCTCGACAGCGGGCAGCTGGGACCTCCCGGCAGCGTCCTGGTGCAGGTCGCCAGCCCCAGCCGCGAACGCGTGGAGCAGTACCGGGTGCTCCGCGAGGAGGTCGAGGGCAGGGTGGGTCGGATCAACGGCCGGCACGCGACGTTGGGCCAGTCCGCGGTGTACTACCTGAACCACGCCTACCCCGCGGAGGAGATGGCCGCCCTCTACCTGGCCGCCGACGTGATGCTCGTGACTTCGCTGCGCGACGGGATGAACCTCGTCGCCAAAGAGTACGTCGCCTGCCGTCACGACGAGTCCGGTGCGCTGGTGCTCAGCGAGTTCACCGGTGCCGCCGACGAGCTGGGCAGCGCCTTCCTGGTCAACCCGCACGACATCGAGGGGCTGAAGGAGGCGATTGTGCGGGCGGTCGCCGTGACTCCGCGGGAGTCCCGGCGCCGGATGCGGTCGATGCGCAAGCGGATCCGCAACTACGACGTCAACCGATGGGCCACCTCCTTCCTCGACGCCCTCGGCTCGGCACCACCCACGTCCCGAGCCACGTAGACCCGCAGCCCACCTTCTCGCGCTGGCATCGCCACCCGAACCCAACACGGACCGGACCGAGGCGCCGCTTCAGCCGCGGGTTCAGATCGCACCTACCCGCCGGGCCGAGCCTCTCGAAACGCGCCCCGCATCGGCTCCTCGGAGCGAAGCGCAGCGCTAGTTGGGACAGCCTTGGCCCATCGAGCCCTTGACGGTCTCCCCGGGTGAGGTGGATCCGGTGAACTGTGTCGCCCCGTCAACCACGACGCGGAAGGCCCCAGGTGGAACCTCGGCAGACACCCTCATGGGCACCTGAATGCTCGGCTCGCCGAACGGCTGTGACCCCCGCAGGAAATGAACGGTCACGGTGGACCCAGCCGGATGCTGCGGCGAGGATCCCACGCAGAACGACACGGTGCTCAGGGCTGGCGATTCGCTGGGACTAGCGGTGCCTGTCGCGGTGGTCGAGGCCACCGTTCGACCGGTTGAAGGCGAGGTGCAGTCGGTGAGGGAAGCCGCTGCGAGCCCAAGCAACGCTGCGGGAAGAACGTACGTGGGGCGCACTCTCGACATCATGCCGCGCCAGCTGCCCGCAAGCGGACGACCAACAAGATCCGCCCCAAACGGCTCGCGCGTAGCCTCAGCGGCGCGCGGTAGCTCATTGAGCGTGTGTGGTCTGCCAAACGGGGTTTCGCCCCATGAAGGCGACGAGGCGGTCCACGGCGCCTGCGGAGTCCGGAACCGGGACTTCCTGACCGAATGCCTTGTCCGGTCCTCGGTACTCGGGCTTGAGCATCAGACGACCGGTCTTGAGCGCAAGTTCCGCTGCCTCGTCGCTGTACGACACCGGTCGGTCGATCGCTGTCGCCAGATCCCAACCGTGCGTGAGGAACTCCATGATGAGGAATCCCACCGGCAAGTTCTGCGATTGCTCAGTCATCTCTCGGTACGACCCGACGATTCGTTGCGCAGCTTGATGGAACTCCGCAGCAGGGCTCAGCCCCACGCGGTACGCATTGGGATCACCGATGTCGGCACCATCCGTGAGCCTGCTTGCGAAACTCGCCGCCCACCCGACAACGTGATCGGTCAAGCGAGCCACGTCCAGGTCCGAGCACGGGGTCGGCAGTTGGCCCTGGCCAGGCCCAACGGCCCGAATGGTCGCCTCCGTCTCGGCAAGAACGGACTCCAGAAGATCGGCTTCGGACTCGCTCACGCAGCGAATGTACCCGGCTCAGAGACGGTGGAGACCGATCCCTTGACCTGCAGACAACATGCCGACCCGACACCAGGACCGTCGAGGCAGTTCGCCCCAGCGCGCACTGATCGGGACGGTCGGCTACCGCTCGGGGGTGGTGGCCCTGAGCATCCGCTCGCTGGATTCCCGGACCAGGCGACGTTCTTCGTCAGTCAACTCGGCGGCTCGCTGCTCCACGACCCAGGCGAGCCGATCGAGGTCAAACAGAAGCCACGGCGTCAGGCGCTCTTCGGGTCGCCAGGCACTCGTGATCACCGTCGGCGCCACGCCCCCAGCATGCGCCTCCGGTCAGGGTCCGAACAGGGCAGAAAGACCGGTGAACGACCCCGGCATCCAAGAACAAGGAAGTCGCTGGCCGCACCGAATCGCCGGATCGACCCACGCTTGAACGGCGCATTGGCGCGGCTTCTGCTAGGTCCCGGCACCTTCGACGAAGGTGTGGACGGCGGCGCGGAGCAGGGGCTTGTTGATGCCGGTTTCGTCGGCGTGGGTGGCGAGAGAGAGACCGAACAGGGTTGCCAGTAGGACGACGGCGGCCTGGTCGCAGTCGAGATCCGTGCGGATGCGTCCTCGGTCTTGTTCGGCTTGAAGGTAGGCGGCGATCGGGGTGGGAGGGCCGTCGCCGCCCGGTGCGGCAAGGCGTGCGTTTCGGTACTCGGCCATTTCGGGGTCGGTGAGGAGCGCCAGTTCGAGGGGGAGGATGTCGTCGCGGAGCCCGGCAAGGTGTCCGAGGGTGTCGGTGAGGTTCGTCTCGACGGTGCGTTGTCCGGCGCGTTCGGGTAGACGGCCGAGTTCTTTCACGATGGCGATGTTGCGGTCGAGTACCGCGGCGAAGAACAGGGCGGTCTTGTCCGGGTAGTGGCGGTAGATCGTCCCCTCGGACACCCCGGCCGCGGCCGCGATGGCCTTGGTGGTGGCGTGTGCGTATCCGACCTCTCGCACGACCTGGGTGGTCGCCGCGATGAGCTTGGCGCGCGTGGCGTCACCACGGTCGGTCACCGGGTCCTCCAGGGGCGCCTGTGAGCCGTGACGCTCAGTCGGTTACGTCGCGGCGGGTGAACACCACGGTAGCCAGGAGCAGTCCGGCGACGACGTAGGCCAGGCCAAGAGCGGCTGCTGCGGGGTAGGTGAGGGCGGTGTTGCCGCCGTTCGCGAGTGCGGTCAGAGTCGAGCCGAGCAGCCAGTCCGAGGAATGGCTGGCTGCCATCTTGATGACCGATTCGACGACCAGGACGTATCCGACGCCGACGGAGATCGCGACCGCGGAGGATCGGGTGAGGACGGCCAGGGCGAGGCCGAGGAAGCCCCACACGCACAGTGCGGCGAACGAGTTCAGCCACGCTGCGGCCAGGGTGGGGAGGACGTCCGTTCCCCAGGCTGTGGTGGAGATGCCAGCCTGCTTGGCGGCCGGCACTGCCACCAGGACGTTCACGACGAGCGCGACGAAGGTGGCGACCGCAGTGACGATGACGAGCGCGATCGCCTTGCCCAGCAGGAGCCGCCACCGGTGAGGGTGAGCTGCCACGAGGAGCCGGATGAGACCGCTGCTGTAGTCGGTGGCGGCCGCCACGGCCCAAAACGACAGGGTGACCACGCCGAACATGCTCGACGCGGCCGCCAAACCAGAGACGAGCCCGTGCGACGTGGACAACGTTGCGGCGTCAGGGAACACGACTCCGGGGGCACCGGGGGGCAGGGCCTGCCCGTTGCCGACGGTGCTGAACATGACCGTGTTGATCATGACGGCGAACAACGCCATCAGCCCGAACCAGGCCACCAGCATGCGGGGGCGGCGCAGGCGGACCAACTCGCTGCGGACCACGTTGAGCGTCACGCGACCTCCCGTCCCTGGCCTGAGCGT is part of the Actinomycetes bacterium genome and encodes:
- a CDS encoding tocopherol cyclase family protein, producing MVPKPGRLAARVRSTLHPEGFHGSAERSGFFEGWYVKLVSADQRHRWAVIPGVFLGLDGGDEAFVQVLDGASGQSWYQRYDRSEFRARDDSFDVTVGPNRFTAQGLILDVPDAGLRGQVRFTDPMDSWPVRLWAPGVMGWYAWMPFLECYHGVISFNHGLAGTLERDSEPVPFDGGRGYLEKDWGRAFPAAYVWMQTNHFAQPGTCLTASVALIPWLRGEFRGFIVGVRHEGELHQFATHTGARTTWLDIDDDHVGWSLRSRRGATLDLVAERTRGGLLHAPVRTQMHRRVEETLDARVAVRLADPTGRVLLEDTGYCAGLEVHGDLDRLLATR
- a CDS encoding CsbD family protein is translated as MVRQMGAKSDQVKGHAKEAAGILAGDKDLESEGKTDRRAGEAEEKIADAQDKVEQAIDTTKNKVEETVEKAKDALHRK
- a CDS encoding trehalose-6-phosphate synthase, translating into MRAGATAGAVGETAATTAAEVTTGAGAAYALVVVANRLPVDLVDSADGSMQWRTSPGGLVSALKPVMQRFDGAWVGWSGSAGEAPAPFDAEEMHLVGVPLSGEDVKEFYEGFSNTTLWPLYHDVIAPPQFHRPWWNAYLRVNERFAAAAAARARPGGTVWVHDYQLQLVPGMLRLARPDLRIGFFNHIPFPGYELFAQLPWRRQVVEGLLGADLVGFQRRADATNFLRACRRSAGLQTRGSTVWLTESPGGLGRDQDPAVDRRAGGAVPEGRAVRVAAFPISIDYHGFGELARRPDVQARAQSIRAELGDPDTVLLGVDRLDYTKGIPNRLSAYEELLDSGQLGPPGSVLVQVASPSRERVEQYRVLREEVEGRVGRINGRHATLGQSAVYYLNHAYPAEEMAALYLAADVMLVTSLRDGMNLVAKEYVACRHDESGALVLSEFTGAADELGSAFLVNPHDIEGLKEAIVRAVAVTPRESRRRMRSMRKRIRNYDVNRWATSFLDALGSAPPTSRAT
- a CDS encoding TIGR03086 family metal-binding protein — encoded protein: MSESEADLLESVLAETEATIRAVGPGQGQLPTPCSDLDVARLTDHVVGWAASFASRLTDGADIGDPNAYRVGLSPAAEFHQAAQRIVGSYREMTEQSQNLPVGFLIMEFLTHGWDLATAIDRPVSYSDEAAELALKTGRLMLKPEYRGPDKAFGQEVPVPDSAGAVDRLVAFMGRNPVWQTTHAQ
- a CDS encoding TetR/AcrR family transcriptional regulator encodes the protein MTDRGDATRAKLIAATTQVVREVGYAHATTKAIAAAAGVSEGTIYRHYPDKTALFFAAVLDRNIAIVKELGRLPERAGQRTVETNLTDTLGHLAGLRDDILPLELALLTDPEMAEYRNARLAAPGGDGPPTPIAAYLQAEQDRGRIRTDLDCDQAAVVLLATLFGLSLATHADETGINKPLLRAAVHTFVEGAGT
- a CDS encoding ABC transporter permease subunit; its protein translation is MTLNVVRSELVRLRRPRMLVAWFGLMALFAVMINTVMFSTVGNGQALPPGAPGVVFPDAATLSTSHGLVSGLAAASSMFGVVTLSFWAVAAATDYSSGLIRLLVAAHPHRWRLLLGKAIALVIVTAVATFVALVVNVLVAVPAAKQAGISTTAWGTDVLPTLAAAWLNSFAALCVWGFLGLALAVLTRSSAVAISVGVGYVLVVESVIKMAASHSSDWLLGSTLTALANGGNTALTYPAAAALGLAYVVAGLLLATVVFTRRDVTD